The Pseudomonas solani genome segment GCCGCCGGTGCTGAAGTCTTCCAGCCGATGGGGCACGTTAAGAGCCTGCAGCAGGCGCTGGCAGACCCAGCGCTCGCGCTCCCATTTGCGTGCGTTGGAGAGGAAGTCGTTGGCCTGTTCCGCCTGACGGGTGAGCAGGCGCAGGTAGTCGGATTCGTCCATGAGCGGAGCTTAGCCTCGCCGCGCCTCGCTGTGGTAGCCCGACGCGGCATACGGGCACGGCGCCCTGTGGCGGGCCTTGGTATAAACTCCGGACCTTGCCTTGGAACCTTCCCATGCAATTGCGCCCCGCCACACCTGCCGACCACTCCCGATTGCTGGCCCTCTGGAGCCGGACGCCGGGCATCCGCCTGCGCCCGGAGGACGAGTACGCACCCTTCTGCGCCTATCTCGCACGAAACCCCGGGCTGAGCCTGCTGGTCGAAGCCGGGGGCGAGGTGGTCGCCTGCCTGATGGCCGGACACGACGGCCGACGCGGCTACCTGCAGCACCTGGTGGTCGACGAGGCCTTTCGCGGGCGCGGGCTGGCCCGGCGGATGCTCGATGAGGTGCTGGCGCGGCTGGCGGAGCAGGGCATCGGCAAATCCCATGTCTTCGTCCTGCGTGATGCACCCCAGGCGCTGGCCTTCTGGCGAGCGCAGGAAGGCTGGGGCGAGCGTGGGGACATCCAGGTTTTTTCCACAAGGGGAGCGAGTGAATGAAAGCGGTTTTCGTGGTGGTGCTGATGGCGTGGATGGGGTTTGCCCAGGCGCAGGAGGAGGGTTCACGGCTCGCGCCCTGGACGTTGCTGGACCAGTACGACCAGCCTTACACCCTCGATGACGGGCTGCGGCTGTTGCTGGTGGCCCGCGACATGGACGGCGCGAAGCTGGTCAAGGCGGCGTTGGAGGGGCAACCCAAGGGCTACCTGGAGGCGCGCAAGGCCGTGTTCCTCGCCGATGTGAGCCGCATGCCGGCGGTGATCGCCAAGCTCTTCGCGGTGCCGGCGATGCGGGATTACAACTACCGGGTGATGCTGGACCGTGAGTCCCGCGTGGCGCCCCGTTATCCGGCCGAGGCGGGCAGCGTGCTGCTGTTGCGCCTGGAAGGTGGCGTAGTGCGTGAAACCCTGACCTTCACCGATGCTGCGGCGCTGCGCGCCGTTCTCGAGTCCTCCGCAGAGTGATCGCGTCCCAGTTGCTCTCCACCACCAGCCTGGGCCTGGGCTGGGCGATCTACCTGCCGGCCATCGCTTGGGCGATCTGGCGGGCGCCCTGGGTGGAGCTGTTCAGCGATACGCGGCGCCAGCACCTGCTGTTCGGCACCGTGCTGGCGCTGTTCCTGCTGTGGCTGGTGCGGCGAGATTTCGATTCGGGCGTCTCCTACCACTTCATCGGCATGACGGCGGTGACGTTGCTGCTGGATTGGCCGCTGGCGGTGCTCGGCGGCCTGGTGGCGCAGCTTGGTCTGCTGGCGCTGGGGCGCCAGGACTTCGGCGCGCTGGGGCTCAACGGCGCGCTGCTGGTGCTGCTGCCGGTGCTGGTGACCGAGTGCTGCGCCCTCTGGGTGGAGCGCTATCAACCGCGCAACCTCTTCGTCTACATCTTCTGCTGCGGCTTCTTCCCCGCCGCACTGACGGCGCTGCTGTGCACGCTGGTGGGGCTGGGCGTGCTCTGGCTGGACGGCATCTTCCCGATGCCGCCCTGGCTGGAGGATTTCGTCGGCTACCTCTGGCTGGTGATGTTCCCCGAGGCCTTTATCAACGGCACCGCGGTGACGGCGCTGGTGGTGTTCTACCCGGACTGGCTGGAGACCTTCAACCGCTCGCGCTACCTGCAGGCGCCCTGGAAGGACGACGAGCCGAAGTGATGGCCGGGAATTCACCGCGGGCATGACGCCTGGCGGCTTGATCCCGGTCAATTATCCACAGCCCTCCGCGCGCTGATCATGGCGCCTTCACAGACGAAGAGCGGGAGATGACCATGCACAAATGGGCGCGCGAGATGCTGGATCGGGAGCTGGCCGTGGCCAGGGGTGCGGGGATGAGCGAGGCGCTGGCGTTGCGGGCGCTGCTCAGCGAGGTGGTGGAGCGCAGCAAGGCGGTGCGGCCCATCGATGATCTGGCCCAGGAGCTGTGCTTCCTGGCCGACAACCTCGATGACGACCGCGATTACGCCTTCATGCGCCCCTGAGGCTCAGTGGCCCCGTTCAGGCAGGTCGCTGGTGAAGAGTTCGTCTTCCTGGACGTCGCCGGGGATCGCATGTTCCTCGGAGGCCCAGGCCCCCAGGTCGATCAGCTTGCAGCGCTCGCTGCAGAAGGGCCGGCTGGGGCTTTGCGGGCCCCATTCGACGGGGGCGCCACAGGTGGGGCATTCGACGGTCATGGGCTGGCTCATGCTTGGCCTCCGCGCAGGGTCAGGTAGAAAGCGTGCAGACGCTCGACTTCGCGCTGCAGCCATTCGAGGTCACGGTCATTGACCAGCACGTCATCCGCCGCTTCCAGGCGCTTTTCACGGCTGGCCTGGGCCTTGAGGATGGCGCCGACCTGCTCTTCGGACACCTTGTCCCGGGCCATGGTGCGCTGGATCTGCACCGCTTCCGGTGCGTCGACCACCAGTACGCGCTGGGTCATGCGGTGCTGACCGGACTCGATCAGCAGCGGCGAGACGAGGATGGCGTAGGGCGACTGGGCGCTGGCCAGGTCGCGGACGATTTCCTCGCCTATCAGCGGGTGCAGCAGGTTTTCCAGCCAGCGGCGCTCTTCCGGGTGCTCGAAGATGCGTTGGCGCAAGGTGGCACGATCGAGTTGGCCGTCGGCCTGCAATACATCGCGGCCGAAGTGCTCGGTGATCTGCGCGAGGGCAGGGCGGCCGGGCTCGACCACCCAGCGCGCCGCGTGATCGGCGTCCACCAGGTGCACGCCGAGGTTGCCGAAGTGGGTGGCGGCAGCGCTCTTGCCGCTGCCGATGCCGCCCGTAAGGCCAAGGATCCAGGGTTTGTTCATCAGAAACCGGCGAAGTGGAGATAGGTCCCGGTTATTTGATCACCCCAGAGCAATGCAATCCAGCCGGCAATCGCCAGGTAGGGGCCGAAGGGGATGGGCGTGCCGCTGTCGGCATCACGCAGCTTGAGGATGATGATCCCCAGCACCGCGCCCACCAGGGACGACAGCAGGATGGTCAGCGGCAACACCTGCCAGCCACCCCAGGCACCGAGCATCGCCAGCAGCTTGAAGTCGCCGTAGCCCATGCCTTCCTTGCCGGTCACCAGCTTGAACACCCAATACACCGACCAGAGGCTGAGATAGCCGCCCACCGCGCCCCAGAGCGCATCGCTGGGCGTGGCGAACATGCCCTGGTTGTTGAGGATCAGGCCAAGCCACAGCAGCGGCAGTACCAGGGAATCCGGCAGCAACTGGTGGTCGACGTCGATCATGCTCATCGCCAGCAGGCCCCAGGTCAGCACCAGGAACGCCCCGGCCTGCCAGGTGAAGCCGAAATGCCAGGCGACATAAGCCGACAACAGGCCGCACGCCAGTTCCACCAGCGGGTAGCGCTTCTTGATCGGTGCCTTGCACGACGAGCACTTGCCACCCAAGGCCAGCCAGCTGACCACGGGGATGTTCTCCCAGGCCTGGATCTCGTGGCTGCAATGGGGGCAGCGCGAGTTCGGCAGGATCAGGTTGAAGGTATCGACCTTGGGCTCCGCCGGAAGCTCCAACGCCTCCCGAGCCTGCGCCTTCCAGTCACGGAACATCATCACCGGCAAGCGGTAGATGACGACGTTGAGGAAGCTGCCGACGAGAAGGCCTAGTAGGAAGATGCAGAAAACAAAGGCCGGCAAATTGCCGGCCAGGAAGTCGATGACGGTCACTTATCCCACTACCGAACCGAGCTGGAAGATAGGCAGGTACATCGCGATGATCAGGCCGCCGACCAGAACACCGAGGACCGCCATGATCAGAGGCTCCATCAGCGTGGTCAGGTTATCGACGGCGTTATCGACTTCTTCTTCATAGAACGAGGCGACCTTGTCGAGCATGGTATCGAGCGCGCCGGACTCTTCGCCAATGGCTGTCATTTGAATGGCCATTGAGGGGAACACACCAGTACTGCGCATGGAGAAGTTCAACTGCATGCCGGTGGATACGTCCTGTTTGATCCTGCCGACTGCGTTCTTGAACACGACGTTGCCGGTGGCGCCGGAAACGGAGTCCAATGCATCCACCAGCGGAACACCAGCTGCGAATGTAGTTGACAGTGTACGGGCATAACGAGCTACAGACGACTTGTAAACAATATCACCGACGATGGGCATTTTTAGTACACCTCTATCTACAGTGTCTCGGAATTTCTGTGAGCGCTTGTAGAATTGGCCGATACCAAAAATGATTCCGAATGCGGCGATTAGTATGAGGAACCCCCAAGTTTGAAGCGCTTCGGAAAGGTTCACGACCATTTGGGTAAATGCAGGCAGCTCTGCGCCAAAACCTTTGAAAACGTCCCGGAACTGCGGCACGACCTTGATCAGCAAGATGGCTGACACGATGACCGCAACGAGTAAAACTGCGATCGGGTAGGTCATGGCCTTCTTGATCTTGGCTTTTAGCTGTTCGGTCTTCTCTTTATAGGTCGCGACTCGGTCCAAAAGCGTTTCCAACGCACCGGACTGCTCACCGGAATCGACCAGATTGCAGTACAGGTCATCGAAATACATGGGTTTCTTGCGCAGAGAGTTGGCGAAACTGTTGCCTGCTGCCACTTCCTGTTTCACTTCATCCACCAGCTTGCGCATGTTGGGGTTTTCGAAACCTTCACCGATGATGTCGAAGCTTTGCAATAGCGGAACGCCGGCCTTCATCATCGTAGCCATCTGCCGGGTGAACAAGGCGATATCCAGCGGCTTGACTTTCTTGCCGGCGCTGAAAAGGGATGCCGCCTTTTTGCGTACCTTGAGCGGGTTGATACCCTGCTTGCGGAGCTGTGCCTTCACCAGCGCCGGGTTTGTGCCGCTGATTTCACCAGTGACCTTGGTACCTTTCTTGTCGGTGCCTTCCCATTTGAAGACACTCGCTTTTAGTGCTTTTTCCGCCATGGATTAGTCCTTGGTCACGCGGTTGACTTCCTCGAGGCTGGTAACGCCTTGCATGGCTTTCAGTAGCCCCGAGTTGCGCAGATCGTTGAAGCCATCTTTACGCATCTGCGCGGCGATATCGATGGAGTTGCCTTCCTCCATGATAATCCGCTGCAGGGACGGCGTGTTTTTAACCACTTCATAAATACCGACCCTGCCTTTGTAACCGCCTTTGCAATTATCACAGCCGACAGGACCGAATATCTTGAAGGTCCCGATCTTGTCTTCGGGAAAGCCTTCTTTGATGAGCGTATCGCGGGGAACCTCGACTTCCTTTTTGCAGGTGTTGCAGAGCTTTCGGGCGAGGCGCTGGGCAATGATCAGGTTGACTGAGGTTGCGATGTTGAACGCTGGAACACCCATATTGCGAAGACGGGTCAAGGTTTCCGCAGCGCTGTTGGTGTGCAAGGTGGACATCACCATGTGCCCGGTCTGGGCTGCCTTGATGGCGATTTCAGCCGTTTCAAGGTCTCGAATTTCGCCAACCATGATCACGTCCGGGTCCTGACGCAAGAAGGCACGAAGGGCCTGGGCGAAGTCCATGCCTTGACGTGGGTTGACGTTGACCTGGTTGATGCCTTCCAGGTTGATTTCCACAGGATCTTCGGCTGTGGAGATGTTGATATCGACGGTATTAAGAATATTGAGGCCGGTGTAGAGCGAAACTGTCTTGCCCGAACCCGTAGGGCCAGTCACCAGAATCATGCCCTGGGGCTGTTTCAAGGCGTTCAGATAGAGCTCTTTTTGCACTTCCTCATAACCAAGGGCATCGATACCCATCTGGGCGCTGGATGGGTCAAGGATCCGCATCACGATCT includes the following:
- a CDS encoding prepilin peptidase codes for the protein MTVIDFLAGNLPAFVFCIFLLGLLVGSFLNVVIYRLPVMMFRDWKAQAREALELPAEPKVDTFNLILPNSRCPHCSHEIQAWENIPVVSWLALGGKCSSCKAPIKKRYPLVELACGLLSAYVAWHFGFTWQAGAFLVLTWGLLAMSMIDVDHQLLPDSLVLPLLWLGLILNNQGMFATPSDALWGAVGGYLSLWSVYWVFKLVTGKEGMGYGDFKLLAMLGAWGGWQVLPLTILLSSLVGAVLGIIILKLRDADSGTPIPFGPYLAIAGWIALLWGDQITGTYLHFAGF
- the coaE gene encoding dephospho-CoA kinase (Dephospho-CoA kinase (CoaE) performs the final step in coenzyme A biosynthesis.) yields the protein MNKPWILGLTGGIGSGKSAAATHFGNLGVHLVDADHAARWVVEPGRPALAQITEHFGRDVLQADGQLDRATLRQRIFEHPEERRWLENLLHPLIGEEIVRDLASAQSPYAILVSPLLIESGQHRMTQRVLVVDAPEAVQIQRTMARDKVSEEQVGAILKAQASREKRLEAADDVLVNDRDLEWLQREVERLHAFYLTLRGGQA
- a CDS encoding type II secretion system F family protein; this translates as MAEKALKASVFKWEGTDKKGTKVTGEISGTNPALVKAQLRKQGINPLKVRKKAASLFSAGKKVKPLDIALFTRQMATMMKAGVPLLQSFDIIGEGFENPNMRKLVDEVKQEVAAGNSFANSLRKKPMYFDDLYCNLVDSGEQSGALETLLDRVATYKEKTEQLKAKIKKAMTYPIAVLLVAVIVSAILLIKVVPQFRDVFKGFGAELPAFTQMVVNLSEALQTWGFLILIAAFGIIFGIGQFYKRSQKFRDTVDRGVLKMPIVGDIVYKSSVARYARTLSTTFAAGVPLVDALDSVSGATGNVVFKNAVGRIKQDVSTGMQLNFSMRSTGVFPSMAIQMTAIGEESGALDTMLDKVASFYEEEVDNAVDNLTTLMEPLIMAVLGVLVGGLIIAMYLPIFQLGSVVG
- the yacG gene encoding DNA gyrase inhibitor YacG — translated: MSQPMTVECPTCGAPVEWGPQSPSRPFCSERCKLIDLGAWASEEHAIPGDVQEDELFTSDLPERGH
- a CDS encoding FAD/FMN-containing dehydrogenase; translated protein: MKAVFVVVLMAWMGFAQAQEEGSRLAPWTLLDQYDQPYTLDDGLRLLLVARDMDGAKLVKAALEGQPKGYLEARKAVFLADVSRMPAVIAKLFAVPAMRDYNYRVMLDRESRVAPRYPAEAGSVLLLRLEGGVVRETLTFTDAAALRAVLESSAE
- a CDS encoding GNAT family N-acetyltransferase — its product is MQLRPATPADHSRLLALWSRTPGIRLRPEDEYAPFCAYLARNPGLSLLVEAGGEVVACLMAGHDGRRGYLQHLVVDEAFRGRGLARRMLDEVLARLAEQGIGKSHVFVLRDAPQALAFWRAQEGWGERGDIQVFSTRGASE
- a CDS encoding energy-coupling factor ABC transporter permease, producing the protein MIASQLLSTTSLGLGWAIYLPAIAWAIWRAPWVELFSDTRRQHLLFGTVLALFLLWLVRRDFDSGVSYHFIGMTAVTLLLDWPLAVLGGLVAQLGLLALGRQDFGALGLNGALLVLLPVLVTECCALWVERYQPRNLFVYIFCCGFFPAALTALLCTLVGLGVLWLDGIFPMPPWLEDFVGYLWLVMFPEAFINGTAVTALVVFYPDWLETFNRSRYLQAPWKDDEPK
- the pilB gene encoding type IV-A pilus assembly ATPase PilB, which codes for MNDSINLSGLAKQMVLAELMDEKSAQQAQLQAQRNKLSLVTYLVQNKLVKSRALAELSAEQFGVAFFDLGAIDKEGQPKELISEKLIRQHRVIPLWRRGNKLFVGVSDPTNHQAVTDIQFSTGLTTEAILVEDDKLGDAIEKFFDNASSGMEDLGDVDLDGVDIEAVDDDKQDSGTGESADDAPVVRFVNKMLLDAIKGGSSDLHFEPYERSYRVRLRTDGILHEVARPPIQLASRISARLKVMAALDISERRKPQDGRIKMKISKTKAIDFRVNTLPTLWGEKIVMRILDPSSAQMGIDALGYEEVQKELYLNALKQPQGMILVTGPTGSGKTVSLYTGLNILNTVDINISTAEDPVEINLEGINQVNVNPRQGMDFAQALRAFLRQDPDVIMVGEIRDLETAEIAIKAAQTGHMVMSTLHTNSAAETLTRLRNMGVPAFNIATSVNLIIAQRLARKLCNTCKKEVEVPRDTLIKEGFPEDKIGTFKIFGPVGCDNCKGGYKGRVGIYEVVKNTPSLQRIIMEEGNSIDIAAQMRKDGFNDLRNSGLLKAMQGVTSLEEVNRVTKD